The genomic segment CCGACGCCGCCTCGGCCGGATTGTCGGACCCTGGCGGTAGCGTCATGGGGGTCAGGAAGTTGTGGAGCAGGCTGGGGCTGAATCCGGGGACTCTCGCCGAGTCCGTCGTGCTCACCCCGGCGTGCGGCCTCGCGGGCGCCTCGCCCGCGTACGCCCGCGCCGCGCTCGCCCACTGCGCCCGGGCGGCGCGCTCCCTCGCGGACAACCCCGAGTGACGGGACGCGCGGCGCGGACCCCTGACCCGGGGCACCGCGCCGCGCACCATGCGAGAGACCACGCGAGAGACAACCCCCAACGGGAGGACGGGACGATGGCCGGCACCGGCGACGAGCGGATCCAGCAGGACACCGAGGTGCCCACCGAGGCACGGGAGCGGCACGCCCTGGTCGCCGAGCAGATCGAGGACCACCGCTTCCGGTACTACGTGCGCGACCAGCCGGTCGTCAGCGACGCCGAGTTCGACCGGCTGATGCGCGAACTGGAGTCGCTGGAGGAGGCCCACCCCTCGCTGCGCACCCCGGACTCGCCGACGCAGAAGGTCGCGGGCCCGTACATCACCGAGTTCACCTCGGTCGAGCACCGCGAGCGCATGCTCTCCCTGGACAACGCCTTCGACGACCTGGAGCTGGCCGCCTGGTTCGAGCGGGTCGCCAAGGACGTCGGCTCCACCGGCCACTCCTTCCTCTGCGAGCTGAAGGTGGACGGCCTCGCCGTCAACCTCACGTACGAACACGGCCGGCTGACCCGCGCCGCCACCCGGGGCGACGGCGTCACCGGCGAGGACGTCACCCCCAACGTCCGTACCATCGCCGAGATCCCGCACCGGCTGAAGGGCGACCGCGTCCCCGCGCTGGTCGAGATCCGCGGCGAGGTCTTCTTCCCCATGGAGGACTTCGAGGAGCTCAACGCCCGCCTGGTCGCGGCCGAGGACAAGCCCTTCGCCAACCCGCGCAACGCGGCGGCCGGTTCGCTCCGCCAGAAGGACCCCAAGGTCACCGCCACCCGCCCCCTGCACATGGTGGTCCACGGCATCGGCGCCCGCGAGGGCTTCGACATCGACCGCCTCTCCCACGCCTACGAGCTGCTCCGCGAGTGGGGCCTGCCCACCGCCAAGCACAACAAGGTCGTGGACACCCTCGACGGCGTAGCCGAGTTCATCCGGTACTTCGGCGAGAACCGGCACTCCGTGGAGCACGAGATCGACGGGGTCGTCGTCAAGCTCGACGAGATCCCGCTCCAGGGCCGGCTCGGCTCCACCGCCCGCGCCCCCCGCTGGGCCATCGCCTGGAAGTACGCCCCGGAGGAGGTCAACACCAAGCTCGTCAACATCCGCGTCGGCGTCGGCCGCACCGGCCGCGTCACCCCGTACGCCCAGGTCGAGCCGGTGAAGGTGGCAGGCTCCGAGGTCGAGTTCGCCACCCTGCACAACCAGGACGTAGTCAAGGCCAAGGGCGTCCTCATCGGCGACACCGTCGTCCTGCGCAAGGCCGGCGACGTCATCCCGGAGATCCTCGGCCCGGTCGTGGACCTGCGCGACGGCACCGAGCGGGAGTTCGTCATGCCCGCCGAGTGCCCCGAGTGCGGCAGCCCGCTGAAGCCGGCCAAGGAGGGCGACATCGACCTCCGCTGCCCCAACGCCCGTTCCTGCCCAGCCCAGTTGCGCGAGCGCGTCTCCTACCTCGCCGGCCGCAAATGCCTCGACATCGACCACTTCGGTTACGTCGCCGCGGCCGCCCTGACCCAGCCGCTGGAGCCCGCCGAGCCGCCGCTGCTCGACGAGGGCGACCTCTTCGGGCTGACCATCGAGCGGCTGCTGCCGATCCGCGCCTACGTCCTCGACCAGGACAGCGGCCTGCCCAAGCGCGACCCGAAGACCGGCGAGGAGAAGATCGCCACCGTCTTCGCCAACCAGAAGGGCGAGCCGAAGAAGAACGCGCTCGCCATGCTGGAGGGCATCGAAGCCGCCAAGCAGGCCCCGCTGGCCCGGGTACTCACCGGACTCTCCATCCGGCACGTCGGCCCGGTCGCCGCACAGGAGCTGGCCCGCCAGTTCCGCTCCATCGACGCCATCGACGCCGCGACCGAGAAGGAACTGGCGGACGCCGACGGCGTCGGCGACATCATCGCCGCCTCCGTCAAGCAGTGGTTCGCCGTCGACTGGCACCGCGAGATCCTGCGCAAGTGGCGGGAGGCCGGAGTCCGCATGGAGGACGAGAACGCCGGCGAGGACGAGGGCCCCCGCCCGCTGGAAGGGCTCACCGTCGTCGTCACCGGCACCCTCGCCGGCCACACCCGGGACGGTGCCAAGGACGCGCTCCAGAGCAGGGGCGCCAAGGTCACCGGCTCGGTGTCGAAGAAGACCTCCTTCGTGGTCGTCGGCGACAACCCCGGCTCCAAGTACGACAAGGCGATGCAGCTCAAGGTGGCCGTGCTCGACGAGGCCGGATTCGCGGTCCTGCTCGACGAGGGCCCCGAGGCGGCACGCGCGGCGGCGCTGCCCACCGAGGAGTAGCCGACAGCGGTACGCGCGAGGGGGGACCGGGCATCGAGACGCTTTCGAGACGCCGCCGGGGAATGGCCCGGTCCCGGAGCGGGGATGAACCCTCCCTGGCGGATCGGCGTGCGGCGTCGGACGTGTGCCTCGCGCGGCGGAGGACGTACCCGTACGGGACGTACCGGTACGTACCCACGGCGCGACGAGGCGCCGCGACCGTCGTCGCACATCCGCCGGGAAGCACGGGACCACCCCAAGAGATGCGGAGCGCTGACCCGGAAGCTCTCGGCGTCCTACTGTTGGCTCCTGCGCCCTCCGTGCACGGCTGCGTGGTGGGGGCGGGCCATGGTGGCATGGGAGTGGGGGCCACCGTGTGACATCGCCACCGCAGGCTGTGAGAGGGACGGAATGAAGCCGACCGAGAGCGCCGCACCGGTGCCGAGGATGCAGGGTTTCGCGGGCCTCACGCCGAAAGTGGGCGTCCTCCTCGTGGCGCTCGCCGGCATACAGCTCGTCATGGGCCTCGGCCGGGACCTGCACGACGGCGACGCCCTCTTCCCGGACGGCACCGCAGGCTGGTCCCTCGCCGTCCTGACCGGCGTCATCGTCGGCCACCTGGTCGCCCTCGGCCGGGACCGCTGGTGGGGCGGCACCGGCTCCGGCGCCGCACTGACCCTCTCCGTTCTGCTGCTCTACGGCTGGGTGCCCGCCGGCCTCGTCAGCGTCGTCGTCGTCGTCCTCGTCGGCGTCGCCCGCAGACACCGCTGGTCGCAGGGGCTTTTGCACGGAGCCGTGGACATACTCGGCATCGGCGCCGCCGCCCTCGTACTCGCCGCCTTCGGCATCGAACCCAGCGTCGAAACCCCCTGGCGGCCACTCGAATGGGGTATCGACACCCTGCCGGCCGTGGTCCTCGCCGCCGCCACCCACCTCCTCGTCACCCGGGTCCTCCTCTGGTACGCCCGCGCACCCCAGGGCGGCGGACTGCCGACCATCGCCCGCACCACACTGCTGCGCCAGGGACTCGTCGCCGTCGCCCTGCTCGGCATCGCCCCGCTGATCTGCGTCGTCGCGACGACCATGCCCGTCCTGCTGCCGCTCTTCGCCGTGCCGCTCGTCGCCCTGGACTCCACGCTCTGGATCGCCCGCGCCCGCGCCGAGGAACAGCTCCGCGACCCGCTGACCGGACTGCCCAACCGGCAGTGGCTCCTCCAGCGGACCTGGTCCGCCCTGGAGGAGGCCGAACCCCTCGGCAACCGCTCCGCCCTCGTCCTCATCGACCTGGACCGCTTCCGCGCCGTCAACGACACCCTCGGCCACCTGGCCGGCGACCGGCTGCTCCTCCAGATCGCGGACCGGCTGCGGCTCGCCCTGCCGCGCGGCGCCGAGGCGGCCCGGCTCGGCGGCGACGAGTTCGCGGTGCTGCTCCCGTACACCGAGTCCACCACCAGCGCCCAGCGCGTCGCCCGGCACCTGGTCGCCGAACTCTCCTCACCGCTCGACCTCGACGGCCTCACCCTGGTGCTGGAGGCCAGCGCCGGGGTCGCCGTCCACCCCGAACACGCGCAGGACGCCGAGGGACTGCTGCGCCGCGCCGACGTCGCCATGTACCAGGCGAAGCGCGACCGCACGGGCGTGGAGGTGTACGAGTCGAAGCGGGACAGCAACACCCCGGACCGGCTCGGCCTCCTCGGCGACCTCCGCCGGGCGCTCGACGCGGGGGACGTGGAGCTGCACTACCAGCCCAAGGTCCGCTTCGACGGCCAGGTGGCCGGGCTGGAAGCCCTGGTGCGGTGGGTGCACCCCGAGCGCGGCCGGGTCCCCCCGGACGAGTTCATCGCCATCGCCGAGTCGTCCGGGCTGATGCCCCATCTCACCGACTACGTCCTGGAGACGGCGCTGGCCCAGGTCGCCCGCTGGCGGGCCGAGGGCCTCTTCGTACCCGTCGCGGTCAACGTCTCGCCCCGGGACGTGCACACCCCCGGGTTCGCCGGCGGCGTGGCCGCCCGGCTGGCCCGCCACGGGGTCCCCGCCGGCTCCCTCCAGCTGGAGATAACGGAACACGTGCTGCTGGAGGACCCGCAGCGCGCCGCCGACACCCTCGCCGGGCTCACCGGACACGGCGTGAAGATGTCGCTCGACGACTTCGGCACCGGCTACTCCTCCCTCGTCCACCTGCGCCGGCTGCCGGTGAGCGAACTCAAGATCGACCGGTCGTTCGTGGCCCGGCTCGCCGTCGACCAGGAGGACGCGGAGATCGTCCGCTGCACCATCGACCTCGCCCACTCGCTCGGGCTGCTGGTCGTCGCGGAGGGCGTGGAGGACGACGAGACCTGGGAGCGGCTGCGGGACCTGCGCTGCGACGCCGTACAGGGCTGGCTGGTGGCGGCCGCGATGCCGCCGGCCGAGGCGACGGCCTGGCTGCGGGCGCGCGGCGAACACGGCTGGCGGCGCCCGGCCGAACTGAAGGCCGCCGAGGCGGCAGCGGCGGCAGCCGCGGCGGCCGGGCCACCCGAACCCGAGCAGCTCCCGTCGGGGCGCACCGTGCATTCCGGCCCGGCCACGGCCTGACCCCGGGCGAGCGCCCGGGCCGCCCGGCACCCGGTGGCGGAGGCGCGTACGGGCGACCCCATAAGATTGGGCCAAACCGACTTGGCCAATCCTGTTGGCCGATGCGACACACCGTAGCCACACACCCCAACCCCTGAGGATCGCTGCATGCCTGGCATCACGCGCGAGGAGGTCGCCCACCTCGCCCGGC from the Streptomyces sp. NBC_01335 genome contains:
- the ligA gene encoding NAD-dependent DNA ligase LigA; protein product: MAGTGDERIQQDTEVPTEARERHALVAEQIEDHRFRYYVRDQPVVSDAEFDRLMRELESLEEAHPSLRTPDSPTQKVAGPYITEFTSVEHRERMLSLDNAFDDLELAAWFERVAKDVGSTGHSFLCELKVDGLAVNLTYEHGRLTRAATRGDGVTGEDVTPNVRTIAEIPHRLKGDRVPALVEIRGEVFFPMEDFEELNARLVAAEDKPFANPRNAAAGSLRQKDPKVTATRPLHMVVHGIGAREGFDIDRLSHAYELLREWGLPTAKHNKVVDTLDGVAEFIRYFGENRHSVEHEIDGVVVKLDEIPLQGRLGSTARAPRWAIAWKYAPEEVNTKLVNIRVGVGRTGRVTPYAQVEPVKVAGSEVEFATLHNQDVVKAKGVLIGDTVVLRKAGDVIPEILGPVVDLRDGTEREFVMPAECPECGSPLKPAKEGDIDLRCPNARSCPAQLRERVSYLAGRKCLDIDHFGYVAAAALTQPLEPAEPPLLDEGDLFGLTIERLLPIRAYVLDQDSGLPKRDPKTGEEKIATVFANQKGEPKKNALAMLEGIEAAKQAPLARVLTGLSIRHVGPVAAQELARQFRSIDAIDAATEKELADADGVGDIIAASVKQWFAVDWHREILRKWREAGVRMEDENAGEDEGPRPLEGLTVVVTGTLAGHTRDGAKDALQSRGAKVTGSVSKKTSFVVVGDNPGSKYDKAMQLKVAVLDEAGFAVLLDEGPEAARAAALPTEE
- a CDS encoding putative bifunctional diguanylate cyclase/phosphodiesterase; translated protein: MKPTESAAPVPRMQGFAGLTPKVGVLLVALAGIQLVMGLGRDLHDGDALFPDGTAGWSLAVLTGVIVGHLVALGRDRWWGGTGSGAALTLSVLLLYGWVPAGLVSVVVVVLVGVARRHRWSQGLLHGAVDILGIGAAALVLAAFGIEPSVETPWRPLEWGIDTLPAVVLAAATHLLVTRVLLWYARAPQGGGLPTIARTTLLRQGLVAVALLGIAPLICVVATTMPVLLPLFAVPLVALDSTLWIARARAEEQLRDPLTGLPNRQWLLQRTWSALEEAEPLGNRSALVLIDLDRFRAVNDTLGHLAGDRLLLQIADRLRLALPRGAEAARLGGDEFAVLLPYTESTTSAQRVARHLVAELSSPLDLDGLTLVLEASAGVAVHPEHAQDAEGLLRRADVAMYQAKRDRTGVEVYESKRDSNTPDRLGLLGDLRRALDAGDVELHYQPKVRFDGQVAGLEALVRWVHPERGRVPPDEFIAIAESSGLMPHLTDYVLETALAQVARWRAEGLFVPVAVNVSPRDVHTPGFAGGVAARLARHGVPAGSLQLEITEHVLLEDPQRAADTLAGLTGHGVKMSLDDFGTGYSSLVHLRRLPVSELKIDRSFVARLAVDQEDAEIVRCTIDLAHSLGLLVVAEGVEDDETWERLRDLRCDAVQGWLVAAAMPPAEATAWLRARGEHGWRRPAELKAAEAAAAAAAAAGPPEPEQLPSGRTVHSGPATA